In Tepidimicrobium xylanilyticum, one DNA window encodes the following:
- a CDS encoding double-cubane-cluster-containing anaerobic reductase, with protein sequence MRPKIMEEVEALRGVNSVKIKEAHEAGKKVVGMYCVFSPQEIALAADAISVTLCGTTQDPIEEAEKHLPRNLCPLIKSSYGFAITDKCPYFYFSDVLLAETTCDGKKKMYELMSKIKPMHVMNLPQTAEGEETLELWKNEIIKFKNFLEKQFDVEITEEKLKSAIKLMNRERDAMKRLHKLNAHKPAPLSGMDMMLAQWLKGFNVDKEAGIELIERLIEEVEERIKEGKFAFDENAPRILLTGCPVGSGSEKIIRILEESGASVVALENCTGYKGLDVMVDEEKDPITALAEKYLSTPCSCMTPNNRRLDLIKRLVEEYSVDGVVDLTWQACHTYNIESYFVKNFVKDELNLPFLQVETDYSDSDIGQIKVRVEAFLETINTKANA encoded by the coding sequence ATGAGACCTAAAATAATGGAAGAAGTAGAAGCCCTAAGAGGTGTAAATTCGGTTAAGATCAAGGAAGCCCATGAAGCTGGAAAAAAAGTAGTGGGAATGTACTGTGTGTTCTCACCTCAGGAAATAGCTTTAGCGGCTGATGCCATTTCAGTTACTTTATGCGGAACTACTCAGGATCCAATTGAAGAAGCAGAAAAACACCTTCCACGAAACCTATGTCCCCTCATTAAATCCAGTTATGGATTCGCAATCACCGATAAATGTCCTTATTTCTATTTTTCCGATGTGTTGTTAGCAGAAACCACTTGCGATGGCAAGAAAAAAATGTATGAATTGATGAGTAAAATAAAGCCTATGCATGTGATGAACCTCCCTCAAACTGCTGAAGGGGAAGAAACATTAGAGCTTTGGAAAAATGAAATTATCAAATTCAAAAACTTTTTAGAAAAACAATTTGATGTAGAGATTACAGAAGAAAAGCTTAAAAGTGCTATTAAGCTAATGAACAGAGAAAGGGACGCTATGAAAAGGCTTCATAAGCTAAATGCACATAAACCTGCACCATTATCTGGAATGGACATGATGTTAGCTCAATGGTTGAAAGGGTTTAATGTGGACAAGGAGGCAGGTATAGAGTTAATTGAAAGGTTAATCGAAGAAGTAGAAGAAAGAATTAAGGAAGGAAAATTTGCCTTCGATGAAAATGCTCCTAGAATCCTATTAACTGGTTGCCCAGTAGGCAGCGGTTCAGAAAAAATAATAAGGATTTTAGAGGAATCAGGAGCTTCTGTAGTAGCATTAGAAAATTGTACTGGTTATAAAGGCCTTGATGTAATGGTAGACGAAGAAAAGGATCCAATTACTGCATTAGCAGAAAAATATCTTTCAACTCCATGTTCCTGTATGACTCCTAATAATAGAAGATTAGACCTAATTAAACGATTAGTAGAAGAATACTCCGTTGATGGAGTAGTAGATTTAACATGGCAAGCTTGCCATACTTACAATATTGAATCCTATTTCGTAAAGAATTTCGTTAAAGACGAATTAAATCTACCATTCTTACAAGTAGAAACCGATTATTCCGATTCCGATATCGGCCAAATTAAGGTTAGAGTAGAAGCATTTTTAGAAACTATAAACACTAAAGCCAACGCTTAA
- a CDS encoding gamma-glutamyltransferase family protein, translating to MKFEFDPLIYHYPSRRNVIYGKKGMVVTGNPLAANAGLEILKKGGNAIDAAIATAAALTVVEPTANGIGGDAFAIVWANGKLHGLNASGPSPKKISINVLKERGLNEVPTTGVVPVNVPGAPAAWAELWKKFGSSLKFKELLEPAISYAKEGFIIQPGVGSVWGSAYRKYSEALKKDKSIQGWFDTFAPEGRCLKAGDLLRLEDHGNTLEEIGDTLSESFYRGDLAEKIANFFKVHDGFLELSDLEEYHPEWVEPISTSYKGYDIYEIPPNGHGITVLMALNILKELELGDMNSFHSTHYQIEALKLAFTDVKKYVADPRTMEITIEELLSMDYAKNRAKLIKDMAIVPEAGKPSQSGTVYLATADQYGNMVSYIQSNYMGFGSGIVIPGTGIAMHNRGCNFSLDPESANCLEGGKKSYHTIIPGFLMKDGKPVGPFGVMGGFMQPQGHLQVLINTIEYRLNPQDALDRPRWQWIGDKTIEIEQSFDNNLALQLKRAGHDIVVKADSTDFGRGEIIWRDDNGILCGACEPRTDGYVAVW from the coding sequence ATGAAATTTGAATTTGACCCGCTAATCTACCACTATCCTTCTAGACGAAATGTAATATATGGTAAAAAGGGTATGGTGGTCACAGGAAATCCATTGGCAGCCAATGCTGGATTGGAGATTTTAAAAAAGGGTGGTAATGCCATTGATGCGGCCATAGCAACAGCAGCAGCCTTAACGGTAGTAGAGCCAACTGCCAATGGGATTGGTGGAGATGCTTTTGCAATAGTTTGGGCTAATGGGAAACTACATGGACTAAATGCCAGTGGACCTTCCCCTAAGAAGATAAGTATTAATGTTTTAAAGGAAAGAGGATTAAATGAAGTACCAACAACGGGAGTAGTACCAGTAAATGTTCCAGGAGCTCCTGCTGCTTGGGCTGAATTGTGGAAGAAATTCGGTTCTTCTTTGAAATTTAAGGAATTATTAGAGCCAGCCATCTCCTATGCAAAAGAAGGCTTTATAATCCAACCCGGTGTAGGCAGCGTTTGGGGAAGTGCTTACCGCAAATATTCTGAAGCTTTAAAGAAGGATAAGTCCATCCAAGGCTGGTTTGACACCTTTGCACCAGAGGGAAGATGTTTAAAAGCAGGCGATTTACTTCGTTTAGAGGATCATGGGAATACATTGGAAGAAATAGGGGATACTCTATCAGAAAGTTTTTATAGAGGAGATTTAGCAGAAAAGATTGCTAACTTCTTTAAGGTTCACGATGGGTTTTTAGAGTTATCAGATTTAGAGGAATACCATCCAGAATGGGTAGAGCCAATATCCACCAGCTATAAAGGTTATGATATCTATGAAATACCTCCAAACGGTCATGGAATTACTGTACTTATGGCATTAAATATTTTGAAAGAATTAGAATTAGGAGATATGAACTCTTTCCATAGCACCCACTATCAGATAGAAGCACTTAAATTGGCCTTTACAGATGTGAAAAAATATGTAGCTGACCCTAGAACAATGGAGATTACTATAGAAGAACTTTTATCTATGGATTATGCTAAGAACAGGGCTAAACTGATTAAGGATATGGCCATAGTGCCTGAAGCAGGAAAACCATCCCAAAGTGGTACAGTTTATTTAGCTACAGCTGACCAATATGGCAATATGGTTTCATATATACAGAGCAATTATATGGGGTTTGGCTCAGGAATAGTCATCCCGGGAACAGGTATTGCAATGCATAATAGGGGATGTAATTTTAGTTTAGACCCAGAATCAGCCAATTGCTTAGAAGGAGGCAAAAAATCCTACCACACTATAATTCCAGGATTTTTAATGAAGGATGGTAAGCCTGTAGGCCCCTTTGGAGTAATGGGAGGATTCATGCAGCCACAAGGGCACTTACAGGTCTTGATAAATACCATAGAGTATAGACTGAACCCACAAGATGCCTTAGACAGACCTAGATGGCAGTGGATTGGAGATAAGACCATAGAAATAGAGCAGTCCTTTGACAACAATCTGGCATTACAACTGAAAAGGGCTGGACATGATATTGTGGTTAAAGCAGATAGCACCGATTTTGGTAGAGGAGAGATCATCTGGAGAGATGATAATGGGATTCTATGTGGTGCCTGTGAGCCTCGGACTGATGGATATGTGGCAGTCTGGTAA
- a CDS encoding chromate transporter: MNLLIKLFISFFKIGLFSFGGGYAMLPLIKEEVIETRGWLTNAEFIDIVAISEMTPGPIAINSATFLGYRVSGFLGSVVATLAVVLPSFIIMSLIFHFVSRFKDSPYSDWFFTGIRPIVLGLIASAAVSVALDAFIDIKSIFIALGIFYLVAFKKLNPIITIVLAGIAGAIFY, encoded by the coding sequence ATGAACCTTTTAATTAAATTATTCATTTCTTTTTTTAAGATAGGATTGTTTAGCTTTGGTGGAGGCTATGCCATGTTACCCCTGATAAAGGAAGAGGTCATTGAAACTCGTGGTTGGCTGACTAATGCAGAATTTATTGATATAGTTGCTATATCTGAGATGACTCCTGGTCCTATTGCCATAAATTCAGCCACCTTTTTAGGTTATAGGGTATCTGGTTTCTTAGGTTCTGTTGTAGCTACTTTGGCAGTAGTTTTGCCTTCATTTATAATAATGAGCCTTATATTCCATTTTGTAAGCAGATTTAAGGACTCTCCCTATTCCGACTGGTTTTTTACAGGAATTAGGCCAATAGTGTTAGGGCTTATTGCTTCTGCAGCCGTTTCAGTAGCATTGGATGCTTTCATAGATATAAAATCCATATTCATAGCCTTGGGAATTTTTTATCTGGTAGCCTTTAAAAAGCTCAATCCAATAATTACCATTGTATTGGCAGGTATTGCTGGAGCAATTTTCTATTAA
- a CDS encoding L-threonylcarbamoyladenylate synthase encodes MGKINTRIVKINGINPEKELIEEGAKFIRAGKLVAFPTETVYGLGANGLDEAAVEEIFIAKGRPQDNPLILHVSSLEEVKPLVKEISKEAEILMKEFWPGPLTLLFKKSTLVPMIITAGLDTVAIRMPNHPIAIELIKSSGVPIAAPSANTSGKPSPTSAEHVIEDLYGKIHMIMDGGTTGVGLESTVLDLTVETPIILRPGGITLEDLKEILPDVELDAAMIKDDNKLVPKSPGQKYRHYAPKADMFVFVGQVEDIVKAIKERAGQLIEEGKTVGIMATDETEHEYERGVIMSVGSRKNLGTIGQNLFNVIRRFDERKVDIILAEGVESFHIGTAIMNRLKKASGGKIIKV; translated from the coding sequence ATGGGGAAAATTAACACAAGAATAGTAAAGATAAATGGAATAAATCCAGAAAAGGAGTTAATAGAGGAAGGGGCTAAATTCATAAGAGCAGGGAAATTGGTGGCTTTTCCAACTGAAACCGTTTATGGACTAGGGGCAAATGGTCTTGATGAAGCAGCGGTGGAGGAAATATTTATTGCCAAGGGAAGGCCACAGGATAATCCATTAATTCTCCACGTTTCTTCTTTAGAAGAAGTAAAACCTTTGGTAAAGGAAATATCTAAAGAAGCAGAAATCTTGATGAAGGAGTTTTGGCCAGGGCCTTTAACTTTACTGTTTAAAAAGAGTACTTTGGTTCCAATGATAATAACTGCTGGTCTTGATACGGTGGCAATTAGGATGCCCAATCATCCCATAGCTATTGAGCTAATAAAATCAAGTGGCGTGCCAATTGCTGCACCTTCTGCCAACACTTCAGGTAAACCCAGCCCTACTAGTGCAGAACATGTTATTGAGGACTTGTATGGGAAAATCCACATGATAATGGATGGAGGTACTACTGGGGTAGGTCTTGAGTCTACTGTATTGGATTTAACGGTTGAAACGCCTATAATACTTAGGCCTGGTGGAATAACTTTGGAGGATTTGAAGGAAATACTGCCAGATGTAGAACTGGATGCAGCTATGATTAAAGATGATAATAAATTAGTACCTAAATCCCCAGGACAAAAATATAGACATTATGCACCTAAAGCCGATATGTTCGTCTTTGTAGGCCAAGTGGAGGATATAGTGAAAGCTATTAAGGAGAGGGCAGGTCAACTTATTGAAGAAGGTAAAACTGTAGGAATTATGGCAACTGATGAAACTGAACATGAATATGAAAGAGGAGTCATCATGTCTGTAGGTAGCAGAAAGAATTTGGGGACTATTGGCCAAAATTTATTTAATGTTATTAGACGTTTTGATGAGAGAAAGGTAGATATAATTTTAGCAGAAGGTGTTGAATCATTTCACATTGGAACAGCCATTATGAATAGATTAAAAAAGGCTTCGGGAGGTAAAATAATAAAGGTATAA
- the prfA gene encoding peptide chain release factor 1: MLEKLSFLENKYEELSKKIIDPEVMSNIEEWQKLVKEHAEIEPIVNKYREYNKVKRTLEEDKEMLKEKIDDEMKEFLKDEISEYEEKIEQLEEELKILLLPKDPNDHKNVIVEIRAGAGGDEAGLFAGDLFRMYSMYAERKGWKTELMSTNEQGVGGFKEVIFMIKGQGAYSRLKYESGVHRVQRVPTTESSGRIHTSTATVAVLPEAEDIDIEINPNDIRIDVFRSSGNGGQSVNTTDSAVRITHIPTGMVVSCQDEKSQHKNREKAMKILKSRLYDKMMREQHAEIAEERRSQVGTGDRSERIRTYNFPQGRITDHRINMTIYKLQDFLDGDIDEMIDSLITSDQAEKLKQVG; the protein is encoded by the coding sequence ATGTTAGAGAAATTATCCTTTTTAGAGAATAAATACGAAGAGTTGAGCAAGAAGATAATAGATCCTGAGGTTATGAGCAATATTGAAGAATGGCAGAAGTTAGTGAAGGAACATGCTGAAATAGAGCCTATTGTAAATAAATATAGGGAATATAATAAGGTCAAAAGGACTTTGGAAGAAGATAAGGAGATGCTTAAAGAAAAAATAGATGATGAGATGAAGGAATTCTTGAAAGATGAAATATCTGAATATGAAGAAAAGATTGAGCAATTAGAAGAAGAATTAAAGATTCTCCTACTACCAAAGGATCCTAATGACCATAAGAATGTAATTGTTGAAATAAGAGCTGGCGCTGGTGGAGATGAAGCTGGATTATTTGCTGGAGACTTGTTTAGAATGTATAGCATGTATGCAGAAAGAAAAGGATGGAAGACTGAACTTATGAGTACCAATGAACAAGGAGTTGGAGGATTTAAGGAAGTAATATTCATGATTAAGGGTCAAGGAGCTTATAGCAGGTTAAAATATGAATCGGGAGTTCATAGGGTTCAAAGGGTGCCTACCACTGAATCTAGTGGCAGAATTCATACATCTACAGCTACCGTTGCCGTATTGCCAGAAGCGGAGGATATTGATATAGAAATCAATCCTAATGATATTAGAATAGACGTATTCCGTTCCTCTGGAAATGGTGGTCAAAGTGTTAATACTACCGATTCAGCTGTCAGAATTACCCATATTCCAACGGGCATGGTAGTATCCTGTCAGGATGAAAAGTCCCAGCATAAAAACAGAGAAAAAGCTATGAAAATTTTGAAATCCAGATTATACGATAAAATGATGAGGGAGCAGCATGCTGAAATAGCCGAGGAAAGGCGTTCCCAGGTAGGTACTGGAGATAGGTCAGAAAGAATTAGGACCTATAACTTTCCTCAAGGAAGGATTACGGACCACAGAATCAATATGACTATCTATAAGTTACAAGACTTCTTAGATGGAGATATTGATGAAATGATAGATAGCTTAATAACATCAGACCAAGCAGAAAAGTTAAAACAAGTCGGTTAA
- a CDS encoding ZIP family metal transporter: MLDLWIITAYGFFVGVIGTGLGGLASLFIWNTDRVLSFLLGLTGGFMLFIVTFHLLPESFILGGYYPSIIGIVCGILLVIYVESNISLKSDNPFFKSSLLLGISIAVHNFPEGLALGSSFLVQSDLGPLLSLAMLLHNIPEGLAMALPLKVGKKSPLRIVLYTLLIGIPTGIGAFLGAYIGMISNMFISLCLAFAGGTMLYIITDEIIPNAKTLHTGRASSIGMVLGFIIGILLYY; this comes from the coding sequence ATGTTGGATTTATGGATCATAACCGCATATGGTTTTTTTGTTGGAGTAATTGGAACTGGACTTGGTGGCTTAGCTTCCTTGTTTATTTGGAATACTGATAGGGTATTATCTTTCCTTTTAGGCCTAACTGGCGGATTTATGCTTTTTATAGTTACTTTCCATCTACTACCTGAATCCTTTATTCTTGGAGGTTATTATCCTTCCATTATAGGCATTGTATGTGGAATACTGCTAGTCATATATGTAGAAAGCAATATTAGTCTTAAATCAGATAACCCCTTTTTTAAAAGTAGCTTATTACTAGGAATTAGCATAGCGGTACATAATTTTCCAGAAGGTTTAGCCTTAGGCTCAAGCTTTTTAGTCCAATCAGATTTGGGACCTCTTCTTTCCTTAGCCATGTTACTACATAATATCCCAGAAGGTTTGGCTATGGCATTACCCCTAAAAGTTGGTAAAAAATCTCCATTAAGGATAGTACTCTACACCCTCTTAATAGGAATTCCTACAGGTATTGGAGCCTTTTTAGGAGCTTATATAGGCATGATTTCGAATATGTTTATCTCCTTATGTTTAGCTTTTGCAGGAGGAACCATGTTATATATAATCACCGATGAAATAATCCCCAATGCTAAAACCCTCCACACAGGGAGGGCTTCATCAATCGGTATGGTACTAGGATTTATAATTGGGATACTGTTATACTATTAG
- a CDS encoding acyl-CoA dehydratase activase, whose amino-acid sequence MISIGIDVGSVAAKIAAFDGEKIIATGILPTGWSPKGVGEQLLKDILKKINIPRSQVKSIVGTGYGRVSLPFVDKKVTEITCHGKGAYFINPRIRTVIDIGGQDSKVIKLDDTGMVVDFLMNDKCAAGTGRFLQVMANALQIDISELSTLASKAEPVNISSMCTVFAESEVVSLIAEGTPKEKIAAGLLQSVCNKTYSLVSKMDIEEKVFFSGGVSKSNKLKELLEEKLGVEIISTEESQFLGAIGAAIIGF is encoded by the coding sequence TTGATTAGTATTGGTATAGATGTAGGTTCTGTTGCAGCAAAGATAGCTGCCTTCGATGGAGAAAAGATAATAGCTACAGGAATCTTACCTACTGGCTGGAGTCCAAAAGGAGTAGGAGAACAGCTTCTAAAGGATATTTTAAAAAAGATTAACATCCCCAGGAGCCAAGTTAAATCCATAGTAGGTACAGGCTATGGAAGGGTTTCTTTACCCTTTGTAGATAAGAAGGTAACGGAGATTACCTGTCATGGAAAAGGAGCTTATTTTATAAACCCAAGAATTAGAACTGTAATAGATATTGGAGGACAGGATAGCAAGGTAATTAAACTGGACGATACGGGTATGGTTGTAGATTTTTTGATGAATGACAAATGTGCTGCAGGTACGGGACGATTTCTTCAGGTAATGGCTAACGCCTTACAAATTGACATTAGTGAATTATCCACACTAGCATCAAAGGCAGAACCAGTCAATATTAGCTCCATGTGTACCGTTTTTGCAGAATCAGAAGTAGTAAGCCTTATTGCAGAGGGAACCCCTAAGGAAAAGATTGCAGCAGGCCTTCTTCAATCGGTTTGCAATAAAACCTACTCCTTAGTTAGCAAAATGGATATTGAGGAAAAGGTATTTTTCTCTGGTGGAGTTTCTAAGAGCAATAAATTAAAGGAGCTATTGGAAGAAAAATTAGGAGTAGAGATAATATCTACGGAAGAATCCCAATTTTTAGGGGCCATAGGAGCTGCGATTATAGGGTTTTAA
- a CDS encoding chromate transporter yields the protein MLFNMFSTFFKVGAFTIGGGYAMIPIIQREIVDKKKWIEEEEFLDAIAISQGSPGPVAVNLSILVGYKLKGLKGALTCCLGTILPSFLIILLIATVFSQFRNNPIIEKVFLGIRPAVVALIASAVYQLTKRSKLGYNKLLISLVSMAAIVFFGISPIYLILIGGIGSILYFKGKRDREV from the coding sequence ATGCTTTTTAATATGTTTAGTACCTTTTTTAAGGTTGGAGCCTTTACCATTGGGGGAGGCTATGCAATGATTCCCATAATTCAAAGGGAAATAGTTGATAAGAAAAAATGGATAGAAGAGGAAGAATTTTTGGATGCCATTGCTATATCCCAAGGTTCTCCTGGACCCGTTGCTGTTAATTTAAGTATATTAGTTGGGTATAAGCTTAAAGGGTTAAAGGGGGCTTTAACCTGCTGCTTAGGAACTATTTTGCCATCATTTTTAATAATTCTTCTAATTGCAACGGTTTTTTCTCAGTTCAGGAATAATCCTATTATAGAAAAGGTATTTTTAGGTATAAGGCCAGCAGTAGTAGCTTTAATAGCATCTGCTGTATATCAGTTGACCAAAAGATCAAAACTTGGCTATAATAAATTACTCATATCCCTAGTTTCGATGGCAGCTATAGTTTTTTTTGGCATCAGTCCTATCTATTTAATATTGATAGGGGGCATTGGTTCCATATTATACTTTAAAGGAAAAAGGGATAGGGAAGTATAA
- a CDS encoding low molecular weight protein arginine phosphatase, which yields MKILFVCTGNTCRSPMAQVLLEKIAKDKGLNIEVKSAGIFALDGQKASANAIEVMKQEGIDLENHRARIIHRDLLEEADLILTMSKSHKEALLSKFDFVKGKVYTLKEYAYGKEEDIEDPFGGDIRDYRRAKEEIKEALKQLTTLINGQLTGDN from the coding sequence GTGAAAATACTTTTCGTTTGTACGGGCAATACTTGTAGAAGTCCTATGGCTCAAGTTCTTCTTGAGAAAATTGCTAAGGATAAGGGTTTAAACATAGAGGTAAAATCTGCAGGAATATTTGCTCTAGATGGCCAGAAGGCTTCAGCAAATGCCATTGAAGTTATGAAACAGGAAGGAATAGATTTAGAAAACCACAGAGCAAGAATCATTCACAGGGATTTGCTTGAGGAGGCAGATCTAATCCTTACCATGTCTAAATCCCATAAGGAGGCTTTATTGTCAAAGTTTGATTTTGTAAAAGGAAAGGTCTATACTTTAAAGGAATATGCATATGGAAAGGAAGAAGACATAGAAGACCCCTTTGGAGGAGACATAAGGGATTATAGAAGAGCTAAAGAAGAGATAAAAGAAGCACTTAAGCAATTGACAACTTTAATTAATGGACAATTGACAGGTGATAATTGA
- a CDS encoding DNA methyltransferase codes for MSVSQDELMTIQEASQWASSYLNREVTASNISYLIQYGRIRKIDDNGNTRVLKGDLIKYYDSYLGKREINWKKQLGYDLNWELSFDNLKESDTTKHVHRLHPYKGKFIPQLVEYFLDDHIDDYKKEVYFRKGDIVLDPFCGSGTTLVQANELGIHAIGVDVSEFNAFISNAKIGKYDLQRIKRESDRILKMLSQRATALKILEFEEELSTRLSEFNSEYFPSPEFKRKVRNKEIDAKKYGREKEEVFLSVYEDLIHKYDIELKQDKAQTFLDKWYIKNIREEIDLAFSLINEIEDLGTRRILGLILSRTMRSCRATTHSDLATLKEPVLTPYYCHKHGKICKPLFTLTNWFCRYSEDAVNRLEEFHNIRTNSYQICLTGDSRSIDIFAEIEKENKEFYELLVKNKINGIFTSPPYVGLIDYHEQHAYAYELFGFNRRDDLEIGPLYKG; via the coding sequence ATGAGTGTTAGTCAAGATGAATTGATGACAATACAAGAAGCTAGCCAATGGGCCAGCTCTTATTTAAATAGGGAAGTTACAGCCTCCAATATATCCTATTTGATACAATATGGAAGGATAAGAAAGATAGATGATAATGGCAATACTCGCGTTTTAAAGGGCGATTTAATTAAATACTATGATTCCTACTTAGGAAAAAGGGAAATAAACTGGAAAAAACAATTGGGATATGACTTGAATTGGGAGCTATCCTTTGATAATTTGAAGGAATCAGATACAACCAAACATGTCCACAGATTACATCCCTATAAGGGGAAATTTATACCCCAATTAGTGGAGTATTTCTTAGATGACCATATAGATGATTATAAGAAGGAGGTTTACTTTAGAAAAGGGGATATTGTACTTGACCCGTTTTGCGGCAGTGGAACTACATTAGTTCAGGCCAATGAGTTGGGGATTCATGCCATAGGAGTAGATGTATCAGAATTTAATGCCTTTATAAGCAATGCTAAAATAGGAAAGTATGATTTGCAAAGGATAAAAAGAGAGTCAGACAGGATATTAAAAATGTTGTCTCAAAGGGCTACTGCGTTAAAAATACTGGAGTTCGAAGAAGAACTATCCACAAGGTTATCGGAGTTTAATAGTGAATATTTCCCATCTCCTGAATTCAAGCGTAAAGTCAGAAATAAGGAAATAGATGCAAAAAAATATGGAAGGGAAAAAGAAGAAGTGTTTTTATCTGTTTATGAGGATTTAATTCATAAATATGATATTGAACTAAAACAGGACAAAGCTCAAACTTTTTTGGATAAATGGTATATCAAAAATATAAGGGAAGAAATAGATTTAGCCTTTAGTTTGATTAATGAAATTGAAGATTTAGGAACTAGAAGGATATTAGGGCTTATTCTTAGTAGGACTATGCGCTCCTGTAGAGCAACTACTCATTCTGATTTGGCAACATTGAAGGAACCCGTATTAACCCCCTACTATTGCCACAAGCACGGGAAAATCTGTAAACCCTTATTTACTCTAACTAACTGGTTTTGTAGGTATAGTGAGGATGCAGTTAACAGATTAGAGGAATTCCACAACATAAGAACCAATTCCTATCAAATATGTTTAACTGGTGATTCTAGGAGTATAGATATTTTTGCTGAAATAGAGAAAGAGAATAAAGAGTTTTATGAGCTACTGGTAAAAAACAAAATAAATGGCATTTTTACCAGTCCCCCTTATGTAGGATTAATTGATTATCATGAACAACACGCTTATGCCTATGAACTATTTGGTTTTAATAGAAGAGATGATTTGGAAATAGGTCCTCTTTATAAGGGGTAG
- the prmC gene encoding peptide chain release factor N(5)-glutamine methyltransferase, with the protein MEINRLLQKGIDLIKDRPYTNPSLEATLLLSRLLKVDKIYIYTHGKEKVSEPVVEKFLELIEKRAKGYPIQYIINEKEFMGLDFYVEEGVLIPRSDTEILVDYVLGYIDNKYKNKSINLLDLGFGSGAIALSVAYYRSSVTVYGVDMYDAPIRVAEINKERFKLTNVHLFKGDLFQGIKDVKEKFHIIASNPPYIPSDDIDKLQDEIKYYEPREALDGGSDGLNFYRRIIPESKKYLTDEGLLIFEIGYDQGQSVKNMLLVEGFVNVNILKDLQGLDRVVLGVFKKELNI; encoded by the coding sequence ATGGAGATAAATCGATTGCTGCAAAAAGGAATAGATCTTATAAAGGATAGACCTTACACAAATCCCTCCCTAGAGGCAACATTACTCTTAAGCAGATTATTAAAAGTGGATAAAATCTATATATACACCCATGGTAAGGAAAAGGTATCGGAGCCAGTTGTAGAGAAATTCTTAGAGCTAATAGAGAAGAGAGCAAAAGGCTATCCAATCCAATATATTATAAATGAAAAAGAATTTATGGGGCTAGACTTCTATGTAGAAGAAGGAGTCTTAATCCCTAGATCTGATACGGAAATACTTGTGGACTATGTATTAGGCTATATTGATAATAAGTATAAGAATAAGTCTATAAACCTCTTAGACTTAGGTTTTGGAAGCGGAGCTATAGCTTTAAGCGTGGCTTATTATAGAAGTAGTGTTACCGTCTATGGGGTCGATATGTATGATGCTCCCATAAGGGTGGCAGAAATTAATAAGGAAAGGTTTAAGCTAACTAATGTCCATCTTTTTAAAGGGGATTTATTCCAAGGGATAAAGGATGTAAAGGAAAAATTCCATATAATAGCATCCAATCCTCCTTATATTCCCAGTGATGATATAGATAAACTTCAAGATGAGATAAAATATTATGAACCTAGGGAAGCTTTAGATGGAGGGTCGGATGGACTAAATTTTTATAGAAGGATAATCCCAGAAAGCAAGAAGTATTTAACTGATGAAGGCTTGTTAATATTTGAAATAGGGTATGATCAAGGCCAGTCAGTAAAAAATATGTTATTAGTTGAGGGCTTTGTTAATGTCAATATATTAAAGGATCTGCAGGGACTAGATAGGGTAGTTTTGGGAGTATTTAAGAAGGAGCTGAACATATGA